Genomic DNA from Gigantopelta aegis isolate Gae_Host unplaced genomic scaffold, Gae_host_genome ctg7015_pilon_pilon, whole genome shotgun sequence:
TAAAAAATAAGGTGATTCAGCAGACACACGGAGGAAACCATTAACATAACAATTGCTAGCTGTGTTGGTGAGGCTGCAATGTTATGTAAAACAGCATAGCTATGATGTATAGTTTGCGCATGCGTTGACAATTATTGAGCAAAAGGTTAAAAATTGAAGGCTAGCCTAATGGCACTCGGAGTGAAAAGAAGAAACGAAGAGAgagaatttcaaaataaaagagACGATTGGTCAAAAACGACAAACTTTGTTGTTTGAAAAGTTGTTCTGCTATAATTGAGGATGACAGGGTAGAAATAGTTGGTAGTGCTGCAGGCTCAGACGAGTATATCTTAGATTGGGACTCCAAAGGAGGTGCTGTACTACATATCGACTGTTGGAATGAAGTGTTACGTAATGCGAGAATTAGAAGATCCAAAGGAGCTACAATAAAGATCTCATCAGTTGAAAAATCATTGATCAAAGAAGCAGCTAAAACTGCAGAGTTTCATGATTCACAAATTACTATTCAAAACAAAGCTAAGAAAATAGCTGACCTTATTGTTAATGCCAAATATGGTATTGTTTTTACTGGAGCTGGGATATCAACCTCTGCTGGTATTGGTAAGGATTTACATCATATCATATAATATGTTGATTGTGTTTAGGTGATTATCGTGGTAAAAGTGGAAAATGGACTGAACAAGATCGACAAGCGATAATTGAAGACACACCCACTAgcagtaatgatgatgatgatggagtACCTTATGAAGAGTTAAGACCAACCTATACTCACGAGGCCTTGGCTAAACTGGTGGAGATGGggttaataaaacatgttataagTCAAAATGGTGATGGTTTACATGGTTTatctggtataccaaaggaGTGTCTCTCAGAACTTCATGGGAATGTATTTTTAGAAATATGTGAGGATTGTGGTGAGAAATATGATCGTCCATTTTATGTTCTTGATGATACCAGTAGTCAATATTATGAAGATATTAATGAGAGCGGACAAAGTTCTTTAGCTAAACCATTACATGCAGTTCAATGTATGCTGTGTGATCTATCACATCGTACAGGTCGGTCATGTGACAGCTGTGGAGGCTATCTCAAGGATAGCATCATTAACTTTGGTGATAATCTTCGAGAAGATGTTCTCACAACTGCAGAAAGAGTTGCTAAAGAATCTGATCTTTGCATAAGCTTAGGAACTACAATGACAGTTACTCCAGCCTGTGATCTAGTTCTTATGGGTCAAAAAACCATTACGTTTGGTAATTGTCAATAGACAAAAGACACAATTTGATTATTTGTGTATAACTAAAGACGATAAAAAGATGGATTGTGGGGCGAGGGTGTTTGGTGACTGTGATAGTGTAATGAGGGAAGTGATGGTGTATTTGATGAAGGAAAAAGATAAAATGAAGTGGAAAAAGAGAGACAAATTAGACTACAAGTAtatgataaaaatagaaaataaacaaataattattttacataatatatttcagAGTATGTAGTAAAAAGATTAACGTTTATGTTCAAGGTGAAATGTGGTCCCTTGTTCTTCTACAAGTCCACATAAttcatcaattatttttatccccattgtttaataaatgtagTTCAGTCTGACCTTTAAATATAACATGTGAAGTGTCTCTATTCTGTGGTGTGTCATGATTATGAACTGTGTCTCCATTTTGAAATCTCATAGACTGTAAATGTTGTAATGTTTTCACTTGAAGAAGAGCTGTCGATAATTCCTAACATAATTATCCACAATATTATAACACAATCGATATTGCCACTTACATCCAATACATGTTGTAGAGGAGAATTGTCAACCTCCTCACAAACAACAGTACTTGTAAGAACATCTTCCACATTATGTTCACTCTCTTTTACAATAGTAGTCTAAAACTAatgttactagtatatacaatataggAACTTACTAAAGTATATAAATCTTGTTGTAAGAAAGGAGTTTCAATCTCATTCACTTTTCCTCTCATTTGTCTTCTTGTTTCAActattttttcaattatttcttCAGTTTCCTCATATAAGTTCTCCTTCAAAGAGAGTACCTCTAACAAAGAGGTAAATACAAGAAACATGACACAACATTCAAACCTGGATTAACTGGCTTATAATGAACTTCTGGACATGGCCAACCTTTCCTCTTACAATATTTCTTCCATCTTGCTTTACTCTTCTTCAATTGTCTTCTAATTAGTTCTCTACCTTCTTCATTATCTAGCTCCCAAAATCGCTGACAAATATAGTTCTCTAAAGTCTGACTTGGTGAGACTGAATACGAATTTACATCTGAAGATGAAGAGCTActgacagccattttgttcccgCCAAAAACTATTTAAACAATGGGCGTGGTTAGATAATTAATATGGATAATACaccagagagaaagaaggttagtattattataattcaaCCATACACATTGTTGTGTCTCTACAGAAGAAATGGTATTGGATATTCAAAGAGTTCCTTGTGCACGTAGTGCTTTAATTTATGGTATATTAGGGGGTGGAGTCTCTGGTATTGTGTACTTCTTACGATCAGGTGAGTGTGATGACTGAATTACTTAATGTAATATGTTCTAGGTGTTATAAGGAGATCATGTGATTTAGCCATTGGTGGGTTTGTACTCATATCATTATTTAGTTGGTAAgtaatgatgtcataatgacatcattgttaTGTAGTTAATGTATAGGGAGTTTTGTCGTTATCAAAGAGCAAAAGTCAGAGCagaattaaagaaaacaatagacatacttaataaattaaacagCGAAGAACAGCAAATAGACTCTAATATTGTCAAAacttaaatcatttaaattacTAAAGTCCATTTTAAGTGTTATTGTTGGTTTAGTAGATGGACCTGTTCTAGTAACCTGTTTGTCTGGTTTAATAGCACTCTGACTACTTTTAATAGCAGCTTCAAGACGAGCTTTAAGTTCAGGTGATGATGT
This window encodes:
- the LOC121366758 gene encoding LOW QUALITY PROTEIN: NAD-dependent protein deacetylase SRT1-like (The sequence of the model RefSeq protein was modified relative to this genomic sequence to represent the inferred CDS: deleted 1 base in 1 codon), giving the protein CSAIIEDDRVEIVGSAAGSDEYILDWDSKGGAVLHIDCWNEVLRNARIRRSKGATIKISSVEKSLIKEAAKTAEFHDSQITIQNKAKKIADLIVNAKYGIVFTGAGISTSAGIGDYRGKSGKWTEQDRQAIIEDTPTSSNDDDDGVPYEELRPTYTHEALAKLVEMGLIKHVISQNGDGLHGLSGIPKECLSELHGNVFLEICEDCGEKYDRPFYVLDDTSSQYYEDINESGQSSLAKPLHAVQCMLCDLSHRTGRSCDSCGGYLKDSIINFGDNLREDVLTTAERVAKESDLCISLGTTMTVTPACDLVLMGQKTLRLVIVNRQKTQFDYLCITKDDKKMDCGARVFGDCDSVMREVMVYLMKEKDKMKWKKRDKLDY